Proteins encoded by one window of Aliivibrio wodanis:
- the gpsA gene encoding glycerol-3-phosphate dehydrogenase [NAD(P)+]: protein MTIMTTQTDYSDVSMTVLGAGSYGTSLAISLARNGAKVILWGHEEKHMARLEADRANEEFLPGVPFPPSLIMATDLEKAVQASRDLLVVVPSHVFGLVLSNVKAFLRENSRVCWATKGLEPETGRLLKEVAVEALGESHSLAVLSGPTFAKELASGMPTAIAVASPDQQFVKDLQEKIHCSKTFRVYANNDFTGMQLGGAVKNVIAIGAGMSDGIGFGANARTALITRGLAEMTRLGVALGAEAETFMGMAGLGDLVLTCTDNQSRNRRFGLALGQGGDVNSAQEEIGQVVEGYRNTKEVFLLAERMGVEMPIVEQIYQVLYQGKDARMAAQDLLARDKKSES from the coding sequence ATGACCATAATGACAACACAAACAGATTATTCTGATGTATCAATGACCGTACTTGGCGCGGGTTCATATGGAACTTCTCTGGCAATATCTCTTGCTCGTAATGGCGCAAAAGTGATTTTATGGGGACATGAAGAAAAACACATGGCTCGCTTAGAGGCCGATCGTGCGAATGAAGAGTTTTTACCTGGTGTGCCTTTTCCACCGTCACTGATCATGGCGACTGATCTTGAAAAAGCAGTACAAGCAAGCCGTGATTTGTTGGTAGTAGTTCCAAGCCATGTATTTGGTTTAGTTCTAAGTAATGTAAAAGCATTTTTACGTGAAAATTCTCGTGTGTGTTGGGCGACAAAAGGGTTAGAGCCTGAAACAGGTCGTTTATTAAAAGAAGTGGCAGTTGAAGCTTTGGGTGAATCTCATTCATTGGCTGTACTTTCTGGACCTACTTTTGCTAAAGAACTTGCTTCAGGTATGCCAACAGCAATTGCTGTCGCGTCACCTGATCAGCAATTTGTAAAAGATCTTCAAGAGAAGATTCACTGTTCAAAGACGTTCCGAGTATATGCAAATAATGATTTTACTGGCATGCAACTTGGTGGTGCGGTGAAAAACGTTATCGCTATTGGCGCGGGTATGTCTGATGGTATTGGCTTTGGTGCTAATGCTCGTACGGCGTTAATTACACGCGGTTTGGCTGAAATGACACGTCTAGGTGTTGCATTAGGTGCAGAAGCTGAAACCTTTATGGGAATGGCTGGTTTAGGTGATTTAGTATTAACTTGTACCGATAACCAATCACGTAACCGTCGTTTTGGTTTGGCGTTAGGTCAGGGCGGCGATGTTAATAGTGCACAAGAAGAAATTGGCCAAGTGGTTGAAGGCTATAGAAATACTAAAGAAGTCTTTTTACTTGCAGAGCGTATGGGTGTAGAAATGCCTATAGTTGAACAAATTTATCAAGTATTGTATCAAGGAAAAGATGCAAGAATGGCAGCGCAAGATTTATTAGCGCGAGATAAAAAGTCAGAATCGTAA
- the cysE gene encoding serine acetyltransferase, which yields MNECKKHKVWEKIVQEAREQSEQEPMLASFYHATIIKHENLAAALSYILANKLATASMPAMAVREVVEEAFASDPSITDAAACDICATVTRDPAVAMYSMPLLYLKGYHALQGYRVSNWLWKQGRVALATYLQNEISVACQVDVHPAATIGKGIMFDHATGIVIGETAVVENDVSILQDVTLGGTGKECGDRHPKIREGVMIGAGAKILGNIEVGEGAKIGSCSVVLQAVPPHTTVAGVPAKIVGRPSTEKPSFDMDQQFNGKSQTFISGDGI from the coding sequence ATGAATGAGTGTAAGAAACATAAAGTCTGGGAAAAAATTGTTCAGGAAGCGCGTGAGCAATCAGAGCAAGAACCCATGCTTGCAAGCTTTTATCATGCCACCATTATTAAACATGAAAATTTAGCGGCAGCGTTAAGTTATATTCTAGCAAACAAGTTAGCAACAGCTTCAATGCCTGCTATGGCTGTGCGTGAAGTGGTTGAAGAAGCATTTGCTTCAGATCCAAGTATTACCGATGCTGCGGCATGTGATATTTGTGCGACGGTAACACGAGATCCTGCGGTGGCTATGTATTCAATGCCATTATTGTACCTGAAAGGCTACCATGCTCTGCAAGGTTACCGAGTGTCTAATTGGCTGTGGAAACAGGGTCGTGTTGCGCTTGCTACTTATTTGCAAAATGAGATTTCAGTGGCTTGTCAGGTAGATGTTCACCCTGCTGCGACAATTGGTAAAGGGATCATGTTTGACCATGCTACGGGCATTGTCATTGGTGAGACTGCGGTTGTTGAAAATGATGTTTCTATTTTGCAAGATGTGACCCTTGGTGGTACTGGTAAAGAATGTGGCGATCGTCATCCTAAGATCCGTGAAGGGGTTATGATTGGTGCAGGGGCAAAAATTTTAGGTAACATTGAAGTGGGAGAGGGAGCGAAAATTGGCTCTTGTTCTGTTGTGCTTCAAGCCGTTCCTCCTCATACAACCGTTGCAGGTGTTCCGGCTAAGATTGTAGGCAGACCAAGTACAGAAAAACCGTCTTTCGATATGGACCAGCAATTCAATGGAAAATCCCAGACGTTTATCTCTGGTGATGGTATTTAA
- the yibK gene encoding tRNA/rRNA methyltransferase, with protein sequence MFEIALYEPEIAPNTGNIIRLSANCGANLHLIEPLGFDLEEKKLRRAGLDYHDLTHVKRHKNYAAFLEYLENNSDLEHRIFACTTKTTGHHTTPSYQKGDVLLFGPETRGLPADLIDGLPMEQRVRIPMMPDSRSLNLSNSVAIIVFEAWRQMGFEGGL encoded by the coding sequence ATGTTTGAGATTGCGCTGTACGAGCCTGAAATTGCCCCAAACACAGGTAACATTATTCGACTGTCTGCTAATTGCGGTGCTAACCTGCATTTAATTGAACCATTAGGCTTTGATTTAGAAGAGAAAAAACTACGTCGTGCGGGTTTAGACTATCATGATCTAACTCATGTAAAGCGCCACAAGAACTATGCAGCTTTTCTTGAATATTTAGAGAATAACAGTGATTTAGAGCACCGTATTTTTGCTTGTACCACTAAAACCACAGGCCATCACACCACCCCAAGCTATCAAAAAGGGGATGTATTATTATTTGGTCCAGAAACTCGTGGGTTACCTGCTGATTTGATTGATGGCTTACCAATGGAGCAACGTGTTCGCATTCCTATGATGCCAGACAGCCGCAGTTTAAACCTGTCTAACTCCGTTGCTATTATTGTATTTGAAGCATGGCGTCAGATGGGGTTTGAAGGCGGGTTATAA
- the cpxA gene encoding sensor protein CpxA, with amino-acid sequence MFTKKIKFPLVSSLYGRIFAIFWFTLLLVLIGVVIGPNFDPRSRHNIATEHLNKMTEVAAYITGKYSEREGLKTTLKEISHKAHDHDENLALFFTTPTGEILDKPRELRGRKKALLNFLTLSDDPELPQQKLYGRTMMAGPFDIIIAQEKVYMYVGRYWKKPPPFILRILDKPIQLLLVTMLVSTPFLLWLAWALSQPARRLQKAAERVARGQFEKDEALEKGPREFRKTGQSFNQMVGSLNTMISGQQRLLSDISHELRSPLTRLRMATALATRKQGESTELSRIDMEAERLEQMISELLELSRIQVNSHQEREKTDAYSLWFDILEDAKFEAEHMNKELTYSGLIETPIFGNPNLLMSAVENVIRNAIKYGNDVITVNLEQTAAHFIIHVDDNGEGVPEDELKDIFKPFYRVSTARDRSSGGTGLGLAITESAIQQHSGTIIASKSPLGGLRMTITLPIEK; translated from the coding sequence TTGTTTACCAAGAAAATAAAATTCCCTCTGGTTTCAAGCCTGTATGGTCGTATCTTTGCTATCTTTTGGTTCACCCTTTTATTGGTGCTTATTGGGGTCGTTATTGGCCCCAATTTTGATCCACGATCGCGTCATAACATTGCGACAGAACATCTAAATAAAATGACGGAAGTTGCCGCTTACATCACAGGAAAATACTCAGAGCGAGAAGGGTTAAAAACAACACTAAAAGAGATCAGCCATAAAGCTCATGATCATGATGAAAATCTAGCTCTCTTTTTTACAACCCCTACCGGTGAGATCCTAGATAAGCCTAGAGAATTGCGAGGACGAAAAAAAGCACTACTCAATTTTTTAACTCTGTCAGATGACCCAGAGCTGCCACAACAAAAACTTTATGGACGAACCATGATGGCTGGCCCTTTCGATATCATCATCGCTCAAGAAAAAGTCTATATGTATGTCGGAAGATACTGGAAAAAACCACCACCATTTATTCTTCGGATTTTAGATAAACCAATACAACTTCTCTTAGTCACCATGTTGGTTAGTACCCCATTTTTACTTTGGCTTGCTTGGGCATTAAGTCAGCCAGCTAGACGATTACAAAAAGCAGCTGAACGGGTTGCTAGAGGGCAATTTGAAAAAGATGAAGCACTAGAGAAAGGACCAAGGGAGTTCAGAAAGACAGGTCAAAGCTTTAATCAAATGGTGGGGTCATTAAATACCATGATCTCTGGCCAGCAGCGCTTGTTATCTGATATCTCTCATGAACTCAGATCTCCCTTAACTCGTTTAAGAATGGCCACCGCACTGGCGACTCGTAAGCAAGGAGAAAGTACCGAATTATCTCGTATTGATATGGAAGCAGAACGCCTTGAACAGATGATATCTGAGTTATTAGAACTATCACGGATCCAAGTGAACAGCCATCAAGAGCGAGAGAAAACTGACGCCTATTCACTATGGTTTGATATTTTAGAAGACGCCAAATTTGAGGCTGAACACATGAATAAAGAACTTACCTATTCAGGCTTAATTGAAACCCCTATCTTTGGTAATCCTAATCTACTAATGAGCGCCGTAGAAAATGTGATTCGAAATGCCATTAAATACGGTAATGATGTGATTACTGTAAATCTAGAGCAGACAGCAGCACATTTTATTATTCATGTCGATGACAACGGCGAAGGTGTTCCTGAAGATGAATTAAAAGATATTTTCAAACCTTTCTATCGCGTTTCTACCGCTCGAGACAGAAGCAGTGGCGGAACGGGGTTGGGGCTTGCGATTACAGAAAGTGCGATACAGCAACACAGCGGAACCATCATTGCGAGCAAAAGTCCTCTTGGTGGATTACGTATGACAATTACTTTACCTATCGAAAAATAA
- a CDS encoding transcriptional regulator: MAKILLVDDDVELTSLLKDILSLEGYNVVEANNGLEGLAAVTDDLDLILLDIMMPKMNGMDMLRKLRETNEIPVLMLTAKGEEIDRVIGLELGADDYLPKPFSDRELLARIRAILRRTQTKAKESNSSNSIKYQGIEIFIGKQEAYSHGELLDLTGTEFGLLSQFIQKPGEIISKEELSLEVLGKRLAPFDRAIDMHVSNLRKKLPPLSEGKPRIKTLRGRGYLFVEE; encoded by the coding sequence ATGGCAAAGATTTTATTAGTTGATGATGATGTTGAACTAACGTCATTACTCAAAGATATCCTAAGCTTAGAAGGATATAATGTTGTAGAAGCGAACAATGGTCTTGAGGGGTTAGCTGCAGTAACCGATGATCTAGATCTTATCCTTCTTGATATCATGATGCCGAAAATGAATGGCATGGACATGCTACGAAAACTGCGTGAAACCAATGAAATCCCAGTTTTAATGCTGACAGCAAAAGGCGAAGAGATTGATCGAGTGATTGGTTTAGAACTTGGCGCAGATGATTATTTACCAAAACCATTCAGTGATAGAGAATTGCTAGCTCGTATTCGTGCCATCTTACGCCGAACACAAACTAAAGCTAAAGAAAGTAATAGTAGCAATAGCATTAAATATCAGGGAATTGAAATATTTATCGGTAAACAAGAAGCCTATAGCCATGGTGAATTATTAGATTTAACTGGTACAGAATTTGGCCTACTGTCGCAATTTATTCAAAAACCAGGAGAGATCATTTCAAAAGAAGAGCTAAGTCTAGAAGTATTAGGTAAACGTCTTGCTCCTTTTGATCGTGCGATTGATATGCACGTATCTAACCTGCGTAAAAAATTACCTCCATTATCAGAAGGGAAACCACGTATCAAAACCTTACGTGGCCGCGGCTATTTATTTGTAGAGGAATAA
- a CDS encoding membrane protein has product MNMMKKMVLGAVILPLSLASASVFAAGGKDHHGGMRGEGMEGGKCMMKANKKAFKALDLTDAQEDKFDEMRDARKAEHKAKKGQKRQPTAEMKADHEAMQNLMLADNFDEQAVRDLAEKMSERQIDRRVEMMKKRHEMMNILTPEQKVEFKANQDKYIADCAK; this is encoded by the coding sequence ATGAACATGATGAAAAAAATGGTTTTAGGCGCAGTAATCCTTCCTCTTTCTTTAGCGTCAGCATCGGTATTTGCTGCGGGTGGTAAGGATCATCATGGTGGCATGCGTGGTGAAGGCATGGAAGGCGGCAAGTGTATGATGAAGGCTAATAAAAAAGCATTCAAAGCTCTTGATTTAACGGATGCTCAAGAAGATAAGTTTGATGAAATGCGTGATGCTCGTAAAGCGGAGCATAAAGCTAAAAAAGGCCAAAAACGTCAACCAACTGCTGAAATGAAAGCGGATCATGAAGCAATGCAAAACTTAATGTTAGCTGACAACTTTGATGAGCAAGCAGTGCGCGATTTAGCTGAAAAAATGTCAGAGCGTCAAATTGATCGTCGTGTTGAGATGATGAAAAAACGTCATGAAATGATGAATATCCTAACGCCTGAGCAAAAAGTAGAGTTTAAAGCGAATCAAGATAAATACATTGCAGATTGCGCTAAATAA
- the fieF gene encoding ferrous-iron efflux pump FieF, with translation MTQRYASLVTTAAWLATIVATILMLFKLGTWWVTGSVSLLASLVDSLLDMGASITNLLVVRYALQPADEEHSFGHGKAESLAALAQAMFISGSACFLLLNGVERFFRPQDVVAPELGVYVSGFAIVLTFGLVMFQQWVVKQTGSQAIAADSLHYKTDLFMNAAIMLALALSWYGWHQADAIFALVIGVYILISAFKMAYEAIQLLLDRQLPKEELEQIREACCRVDGVQGIHDLRTRLAGPTRFIQLHLELPDQMPLVEAHRIADKVEDELLTVFPHSDIIIHQDPLSVVLDSDREQTQFQ, from the coding sequence ATGACTCAGAGATATGCCTCTTTAGTTACCACTGCTGCATGGCTTGCAACCATTGTTGCGACAATTTTAATGTTATTCAAATTAGGAACATGGTGGGTAACTGGCTCGGTAAGCTTACTGGCTTCATTGGTTGATTCTTTACTTGATATGGGCGCATCGATTACTAATTTATTGGTTGTTCGTTATGCTTTGCAACCGGCTGATGAAGAACACAGTTTTGGGCATGGTAAAGCTGAATCTTTAGCTGCTTTAGCTCAGGCGATGTTTATTTCGGGATCGGCTTGTTTCTTATTATTGAATGGTGTTGAACGTTTCTTTCGTCCTCAAGATGTAGTTGCACCTGAACTGGGCGTTTACGTCAGTGGGTTTGCAATTGTTCTCACCTTTGGCCTTGTTATGTTTCAGCAATGGGTGGTTAAACAAACCGGAAGCCAAGCGATTGCCGCAGACTCATTACATTATAAAACCGATTTATTTATGAATGCCGCTATTATGTTAGCACTTGCGTTAAGCTGGTATGGATGGCATCAAGCAGATGCTATTTTTGCTTTAGTCATTGGCGTTTATATTTTAATTAGTGCCTTTAAGATGGCCTACGAAGCAATTCAATTACTATTAGATAGGCAGCTACCAAAAGAAGAGTTAGAGCAGATTAGAGAAGCCTGTTGTCGAGTAGATGGAGTGCAAGGGATCCATGATTTACGAACTCGTCTTGCTGGACCTACGCGATTTATTCAGTTGCATTTAGAGCTGCCAGATCAAATGCCATTGGTTGAAGCGCATCGAATTGCTGACAAAGTAGAAGATGAGCTTTTAACAGTTTTCCCACATTCTGATATTATTATTCATCAAGACCCGCTTTCAGTTGTGCTAGACTCAGACAGAGAGCAAACTCAGTTCCAGTAA
- the pfkA gene encoding 6-phosphofructokinase — protein sequence MVKKIGVLTSGGDAPGMNAAVRGVVRTALTEGLEVFGIHDGYLGLVEDRIEKLERHSVSDMINRGGTFLGSARFPEFKEVAVRDKAIENLKKHDIDALIVIGGDGSYMGAKKLTEMGYPCIGLPGTIDNDIAGTDYTIGYLTALNTVIDAIDRLRDTSSSHQRISIVEVMGRHCGDLTLMAAIAGGCEYVITPETGLNKEALIQNIQDGIAKGKKHAIIAITELMTDTNALAKEIEAETGRETRATVLGHIQRGGQPGAFDRILASRMGNYGVKLLVEGHGGRCVGIQNEQLVHHDIIDAIENMRRPEKLELYKVAEELF from the coding sequence ATGGTCAAGAAGATTGGTGTTTTAACAAGTGGTGGCGATGCGCCAGGTATGAATGCGGCAGTTCGTGGTGTTGTTCGTACAGCATTAACCGAAGGCCTAGAAGTATTTGGTATTCATGATGGCTACTTAGGTCTTGTTGAAGATCGTATCGAGAAGTTAGAGCGCCATAGCGTATCTGATATGATCAACCGCGGTGGCACATTCTTAGGTTCAGCTCGTTTTCCTGAATTTAAAGAAGTCGCTGTTCGTGACAAAGCGATTGAAAACCTTAAGAAACACGACATTGATGCGTTAATCGTTATCGGTGGTGATGGTTCTTACATGGGCGCTAAGAAGCTAACTGAAATGGGTTACCCATGTATCGGTCTTCCAGGTACGATCGATAATGATATCGCAGGTACTGATTACACTATCGGTTACTTAACGGCATTAAACACAGTTATTGATGCAATTGACCGTTTACGTGATACATCGTCTTCTCACCAACGAATCTCGATTGTAGAAGTTATGGGCCGTCACTGTGGTGATCTAACATTAATGGCTGCAATTGCAGGTGGCTGTGAGTACGTAATTACTCCAGAGACTGGCTTAAACAAAGAAGCACTGATTCAGAATATTCAAGATGGTATTGCGAAAGGTAAGAAACACGCAATTATCGCGATTACTGAGTTAATGACAGATACAAACGCATTAGCAAAAGAGATCGAAGCTGAAACAGGTCGTGAGACTCGTGCTACGGTTCTTGGTCACATTCAGCGTGGCGGTCAACCTGGTGCATTTGACCGTATCTTAGCCTCTCGTATGGGTAACTACGGCGTTAAACTGCTTGTTGAAGGTCATGGTGGTCGTTGTGTTGGTATTCAAAATGAACAGCTTGTTCACCACGATATCATCGATGCAATCGAAAACATGCGTCGTCCTGAGAAGCTAGAACTTTATAAAGTAGCAGAAGAGTTATTCTAA
- the efp gene encoding elongation factor P: MASVSTNEFKGGLKFMFDNEPCSIIDNEYVKPGKGQAFNRVKLRKLLSGKTLEKTFKSGESFELADVVDVELDYLYNDGEFFHFMNSVSFEQIAADVKSVGDTAKWLIENNTCTVTLWNDNPITVTPPNFVEIEVTETDPGLKGDTQGTGGKPATLATGAVVRVPLFIAIGEVVKVDTRTGEYVGRVK; this comes from the coding sequence ATGGCGTCAGTAAGTACCAATGAATTCAAAGGCGGTTTGAAATTTATGTTTGATAACGAGCCATGCTCAATTATCGACAATGAATATGTTAAACCTGGTAAAGGCCAAGCATTCAACCGTGTAAAACTTCGCAAATTGCTTTCTGGTAAAACACTAGAAAAAACATTTAAATCAGGTGAAAGCTTTGAGCTTGCTGATGTTGTCGATGTAGAACTTGACTACTTGTACAATGATGGCGAATTCTTCCATTTCATGAACAGCGTAAGCTTTGAGCAAATCGCTGCTGATGTTAAATCGGTTGGTGACACGGCTAAATGGTTAATAGAAAACAACACTTGTACAGTTACTCTTTGGAATGATAATCCAATTACAGTGACACCGCCAAACTTTGTTGAGATTGAAGTGACTGAAACAGACCCAGGTCTGAAAGGTGATACTCAAGGTACTGGTGGTAAACCAGCAACATTAGCAACAGGCGCTGTTGTTCGTGTTCCACTATTCATCGCTATCGGTGAAGTAGTGAAAGTAGACACTCGTACGGGTGAATACGTAGGTCGTGTTAAGTAA
- the frdD gene encoding fumarate reductase complex, membrane anchor subunit D, whose protein sequence is MVNLNPKRSDEPVWWGLFGAGGTWFAMLTPVTILVLGILVPLGVIGPESMNYLRVAGFVTSIIGALFVIGSISMPMWHAMHRLHHGMHDLKFHIGTAGKIACYTTAAIFTALSVVFIFMI, encoded by the coding sequence GTGGTAAATCTTAATCCAAAGCGTTCTGACGAACCAGTATGGTGGGGCTTATTCGGTGCCGGTGGTACTTGGTTTGCAATGCTAACACCTGTAACTATCTTAGTTCTTGGTATTTTAGTTCCACTAGGTGTGATTGGTCCTGAATCAATGAACTACCTACGTGTTGCTGGTTTTGTGACTAGCATCATTGGGGCATTATTTGTAATTGGTTCAATCTCAATGCCAATGTGGCATGCAATGCACCGCCTACATCACGGCATGCACGACCTAAAATTCCACATCGGAACAGCTGGTAAAATTGCTTGTTACACAACAGCTGCAATCTTTACTGCTCTTTCTGTTGTATTCATTTTTATGATCTAA
- the frdC gene encoding fumarate reductase complex, membrane anchor subunit C: MSNRKPYVREMTRTWWKDHPFYRFYMVREATILPLIFFTICLLVGLGSLVKGPLAWASWLDFMANPIVVALNIVALAGSLFHAQTFFSMMPQVMPIRISGKTLDKKVVVLAQWAAVAAITLLVLVIV, from the coding sequence ATGAGCAACCGTAAACCTTACGTTCGTGAAATGACACGTACTTGGTGGAAAGATCACCCTTTCTACCGTTTTTACATGGTTCGTGAAGCAACCATTCTACCGTTAATTTTCTTTACTATTTGTCTGCTTGTTGGTCTAGGTAGTTTAGTGAAAGGTCCACTAGCTTGGGCTTCTTGGTTAGATTTCATGGCAAACCCTATTGTGGTTGCTTTGAACATTGTTGCTTTAGCGGGTAGCTTATTCCATGCTCAAACTTTCTTTAGCATGATGCCGCAAGTAATGCCTATTCGTATCAGTGGTAAAACACTAGATAAGAAAGTCGTTGTTCTTGCACAGTGGGCAGCTGTTGCTGCAATCACATTACTTGTACTGGTTATCGTTTAA
- the frdB gene encoding fumarate reductase complex, iron-sulfur protein has translation MTAGNRVQKVNIMRYDPMVDEKPYLQAFDVPCDDTTSVLDAIGYIKDNLDKNLSYRWSCRMAICGSCGMMVNNVPKLACKAFLRDYPNGLTLEPLANFPIEKDLIVDMTPFIERLEAIKPYILGNDRTPEQGPNTQTPEQMAKYKQFAGCINCGLCYAACPQFGLNPEFIGPAALTLAHRYNLDSRDNGSAERMKLINGDNGAWGCTFVGYCSEVCPKHVDPAAAVNQGKIASSQDFVIAMLKPQEA, from the coding sequence ATGACAGCTGGCAATAGAGTCCAAAAAGTAAACATTATGCGTTACGACCCAATGGTAGATGAGAAACCTTATCTACAAGCATTTGACGTACCTTGTGATGATACAACCTCTGTACTTGATGCAATTGGTTACATTAAAGATAACCTAGACAAAAACCTATCTTACCGTTGGTCTTGTCGTATGGCGATCTGTGGTTCTTGTGGCATGATGGTAAACAACGTACCAAAGCTTGCATGTAAAGCATTCTTACGTGATTACCCAAATGGCTTAACACTGGAACCATTAGCGAACTTCCCTATCGAGAAAGATTTAATTGTTGATATGACGCCATTCATCGAGCGTTTAGAAGCAATCAAACCTTACATTCTTGGTAACGATCGCACTCCAGAGCAAGGCCCTAACACCCAAACTCCAGAGCAAATGGCTAAATACAAACAGTTCGCTGGTTGTATCAACTGTGGTCTATGTTACGCAGCCTGTCCTCAATTCGGCCTAAACCCTGAATTTATCGGTCCTGCAGCACTAACTCTTGCACACCGTTACAACCTTGATAGTCGTGATAATGGTTCTGCTGAACGTATGAAGCTTATCAATGGCGACAATGGCGCATGGGGCTGTACGTTTGTTGGTTACTGTTCTGAAGTATGTCCAAAACACGTTGACCCTGCAGCAGCAGTTAACCAAGGTAAGATCGCATCGTCTCAAGACTTTGTTATCGCAATGCTTAAACCACAGGAGGCATAA